The following coding sequences are from one Enterococcus sp. 4G2_DIV0659 window:
- the dapD gene encoding 2,3,4,5-tetrahydropyridine-2,6-dicarboxylate N-acetyltransferase, translating to MDAYEIINYIGNAEKKTPVKVTLKGKLKEVTFPDEIQAFTNCKTGTLFGEWKVVKAFLDEYEEKIEDYVVENDARNSAIPMLDIKEVNARIEPGAIIRDQVEIGNNAVIMMGAVINIGAVIGDGTMIDMGAILGGRATVGKNCHIGAGTVLAGVIEPPSAEPVIIEDNVLIGANAVVLEGIRVGEGAVVAAGAIVVDDVAPNTVVAGVPARKIKDIDEKTKGKTNMMEELRKL from the coding sequence ATGGACGCATATGAAATTATCAATTATATTGGGAACGCTGAGAAAAAAACACCAGTAAAGGTGACACTGAAAGGGAAATTAAAAGAAGTGACCTTTCCCGATGAGATTCAAGCATTTACCAATTGCAAAACAGGAACATTATTTGGGGAATGGAAGGTCGTCAAAGCTTTTCTAGATGAGTACGAAGAAAAAATCGAGGATTATGTTGTTGAAAATGATGCGCGTAATTCTGCGATTCCAATGCTTGATATCAAAGAAGTTAATGCTCGCATCGAACCTGGGGCAATTATCCGAGACCAAGTTGAAATTGGCAATAATGCAGTTATCATGATGGGGGCTGTGATTAATATTGGAGCAGTCATTGGTGATGGAACGATGATTGATATGGGCGCAATTCTTGGTGGTCGCGCAACGGTCGGCAAAAATTGTCATATCGGTGCGGGAACAGTGCTTGCAGGTGTCATCGAGCCTCCTAGTGCAGAACCAGTTATCATCGAAGATAATGTGCTGATTGGTGCTAACGCTGTAGTACTTGAAGGAATTCGAGTTGGTGAAGGAGCAGTTGTTGCAGCAGGAGCAATTGTTGTTGACGATGTCGCACCAAACACAGTAGTCGCTGGTGTGCCTGCTAGAAAAATCAAAGATATAGATGAAAAAACAAAAGGCAAGACCAATATGATGGAAGAATTGCGCAAGTTGTAA
- a CDS encoding efflux RND transporter periplasmic adaptor subunit, whose protein sequence is MKSKKFKLIIGGIVLGVLGGSYFLFFPSSDNMEPAYNVFTLNQLDPLLLKGEVKATQTQDVFYDQTLGSIADIPVKHEQEVKNGDVLLNYQNSEAQNRADQQQRAVNKSSISAQQAAQNLSRAQVRYNESQAKLDQNTAEYNREADPEKKEELKGKVEQQKSEVTTFNNEVIQAQQALELANTEVNDEAASLESEQGKVTSTVNATIDGIAMVNEAGKKSLETPLIQVLSKAKQIKGTVTEYDFNKLSIGQEVSVTSIGSSETTQGKISAINQLPKTKNNSDAEIPTYEFIVDGDFTWAYGSSVQVSLNQSQLFLPEKSIVSKDDKTFVYTYKNGRASKTEVKVVDQQGTKKVESGVSKGTKIISNPDESLKDKAEVQVVEND, encoded by the coding sequence ATGAAAAGTAAAAAATTTAAATTGATTATCGGTGGTATTGTACTAGGAGTATTAGGAGGAAGCTATTTCTTGTTTTTTCCTTCTTCAGACAATATGGAACCAGCATATAATGTTTTTACGTTAAATCAGCTAGATCCACTTCTGTTAAAAGGAGAAGTGAAGGCAACACAAACACAAGATGTTTTTTATGATCAAACATTGGGAAGCATTGCTGATATTCCAGTTAAACACGAACAAGAGGTTAAAAATGGGGATGTTTTACTGAATTATCAAAATAGTGAGGCGCAAAATAGAGCGGACCAACAACAGCGCGCAGTGAATAAAAGTAGCATATCCGCTCAGCAAGCTGCACAAAATTTAAGCAGAGCACAAGTAAGATACAATGAATCGCAAGCAAAATTAGACCAAAATACTGCCGAATATAATAGAGAAGCTGATCCAGAGAAAAAAGAAGAGTTGAAAGGAAAAGTTGAACAGCAAAAATCAGAAGTGACGACATTTAACAATGAAGTTATACAAGCTCAACAAGCACTTGAGTTAGCAAATACAGAAGTAAATGATGAAGCAGCTTCATTAGAATCGGAACAAGGAAAAGTTACATCAACGGTGAATGCGACAATTGATGGGATTGCAATGGTCAATGAAGCAGGTAAAAAATCGCTAGAAACACCACTAATACAAGTATTAAGTAAGGCAAAACAAATCAAAGGAACTGTAACAGAATATGATTTTAATAAACTGTCAATCGGTCAAGAAGTTAGTGTTACTTCAATTGGATCGAGTGAAACGACTCAAGGAAAAATCAGTGCTATTAATCAATTGCCAAAAACAAAAAATAATAGCGATGCGGAAATCCCTACCTATGAATTTATTGTGGATGGAGATTTCACTTGGGCGTATGGTTCTTCTGTCCAAGTCTCTTTAAACCAATCACAACTGTTTTTACCTGAAAAATCTATCGTTTCTAAAGATGATAAGACGTTTGTCTACACGTATAAAAACGGTCGAGCATCAAAAACGGAAGTGAAAGTAGTGGATCAACAAGGAACAAAAAAAGTTGAGTCCGGTGTATCAAAAGGAACCAAAATTATTAGTAATCCTGACGAATCCTTAAAAGATAAGGCAGAAGTGCAGGTGGTTGAAAATGATTAA
- a CDS encoding ABC transporter ATP-binding protein has translation MIKLEQINKYYTLAEERLHVLKNINFEIKEKEFVAVMGPSGSGKSTLINLIGFIDKKFEGTYLFEGKKITDFSDKELSMIRNKSVGFVFQNFSLIENNTVFENIELPLLYNGSAYTDTKKRVQEVLEKVGLGDKGNKYPKQLSGGQQQRIAIARAIVNSPRFIIADEPTGALDSKTSDDIMKLFQDLNKEEGVTIILVTHNPEMVHYCDRLIRVKDGEIVEEELVQ, from the coding sequence ATGATTAAATTAGAGCAAATTAATAAATATTACACATTAGCAGAGGAACGTTTACATGTTTTAAAAAACATCAATTTTGAGATTAAAGAAAAAGAGTTTGTCGCAGTAATGGGACCATCTGGATCTGGGAAATCAACGTTGATTAACTTAATTGGTTTTATTGATAAAAAATTTGAAGGAACATATTTATTTGAAGGAAAAAAAATTACGGACTTTTCGGATAAAGAACTTTCAATGATTAGAAATAAATCGGTAGGATTTGTCTTTCAAAATTTTAGCTTGATTGAGAACAATACGGTATTTGAAAATATCGAATTACCTTTGTTATACAATGGTTCTGCTTATACAGATACAAAAAAAAGAGTGCAGGAGGTTTTGGAAAAAGTTGGGTTAGGAGATAAAGGGAATAAATATCCTAAACAACTTTCAGGTGGACAGCAACAGCGTATTGCTATTGCTCGAGCGATTGTTAATTCTCCAAGATTTATCATTGCAGATGAACCAACAGGAGCACTGGATTCCAAAACATCAGACGATATTATGAAGTTGTTTCAAGATTTAAATAAAGAAGAGGGTGTAACAATTATTTTAGTTACACATAACCCTGAAATGGTTCATTATTGCGATCGTTTAATTCGAGTAAAAGATGGCGAAATTGTAGAAGAGGAGTTGGTTCAATGA
- a CDS encoding ABC transporter permease encodes MKNFVIGKTALKSILKNKKRSFLTMFGIIIGIASVITIVSIGNGFKRDMINKMSMTNTNENVTNITFNYFDVSNAFTENEVFKKSDLDLIKNIKGINKVDFYKPKQKQTERQIEIYIRGKKLTKKIERVEQTTVELLAGRQIQPKDNDTLNKVVVLDEVLAQKLFGDAEKAIGKGFEVGKEIFTIVGVKASESGTLSMDNQSPLAYFPVKSYDHYFHKPESQSILNLEVIPGEDKEKVTADVLKQLNFNGSLRNTGEYEQYNPKSDIDQMGSILDNLTLFISAVAGISLFIAGVGVMNMMYISVSERTKEIGVRRALGATEIDIKKQFLAEGLTLTLLGGLIGYLLGMLLGLLASIFLPFAVRPDLFTIALAVGISILIGVVFSYMPASAASKKDLIDILK; translated from the coding sequence ATGAAGAATTTCGTTATTGGGAAGACAGCATTAAAATCAATTCTTAAAAATAAAAAGCGCAGTTTCCTAACGATGTTTGGTATTATTATTGGTATTGCGTCAGTGATCACAATTGTATCGATTGGGAATGGATTTAAGCGAGATATGATCAATAAAATGTCAATGACGAACACGAATGAAAACGTGACAAACATTACTTTTAACTATTTTGATGTATCAAATGCATTTACTGAAAATGAAGTATTTAAAAAGAGTGATCTTGATTTAATTAAAAATATCAAAGGAATAAACAAAGTAGATTTTTATAAGCCAAAGCAAAAACAAACAGAGCGTCAAATAGAAATATACATCCGTGGTAAGAAATTGACGAAAAAAATAGAACGTGTGGAGCAAACAACCGTGGAGCTTTTAGCTGGTCGTCAAATTCAACCCAAAGATAATGACACGTTAAATAAAGTCGTTGTACTTGATGAAGTATTAGCACAAAAATTGTTTGGCGATGCTGAAAAAGCTATTGGAAAAGGTTTTGAAGTGGGGAAAGAGATCTTTACGATTGTAGGAGTAAAAGCCAGCGAAAGCGGCACATTATCGATGGACAACCAATCACCACTCGCTTACTTTCCTGTAAAGAGCTATGACCATTATTTCCATAAACCAGAAAGTCAATCAATTTTAAACTTGGAAGTTATTCCTGGTGAAGATAAGGAAAAAGTCACCGCAGACGTTTTGAAACAACTGAATTTTAATGGTAGTTTGAGAAATACTGGTGAATATGAACAATATAATCCAAAATCAGATATTGATCAGATGGGCAGTATTTTAGATAACTTAACCTTATTTATTTCAGCAGTTGCGGGTATTTCATTGTTTATTGCAGGAGTTGGTGTGATGAATATGATGTATATCTCTGTCTCTGAACGAACAAAAGAAATTGGTGTTCGTCGTGCTTTAGGCGCAACAGAAATAGATATCAAAAAACAATTTTTAGCAGAAGGATTAACACTAACGCTGCTTGGAGGATTGATTGGCTATTTGTTAGGGATGTTGCTAGGATTGCTTGCTTCGATCTTTTTACCTTTCGCAGTCCGACCAGATTTATTTACGATTGCGTTAGCTGTGGGAATTTCTATTTTAATTGGTGTTGTATTTAGTTACATGCCAGCTTCTGCAGCATCTAAAAAAGATTTAATTGATATTTTAAAATAA
- a CDS encoding N-acetyldiaminopimelate deacetylase: MIQDKLIDIRRELHKIPEIGLEEVKTQKKLIEIIASIDKSYLEVKTWKTGILVFVHGSAPDKTIGWRADIDGLPITEEVVSDFQSTHIGFMHACGHDFHMTIGLGLLEQLSFKQPKNNYLFLFQPAEENEAGGMLMYEDNAFGSWLPDEFYGLHVNPDLPVGTIATRVGTLFAATCEVQITLKGKGGHAAFPHASNDMIVAGMSLVQQAQTIVSRNVNPVEGAVVTFGTFHAGTATNVIAGVATLSGTIRTLTEEMNQLTQQRIKEIGAGIAKSFNCEVDVFLDQKGYVPVINNKETTENFMSFMEHEESVVFKEAEVAMTGEDFGYLLSKVPGTMFWLGVDSPFGLHSAKFDPNEEAITFGVEHISRFLQSLDK; this comes from the coding sequence GTGATTCAAGATAAATTAATCGACATTCGTAGAGAACTACATAAAATTCCTGAGATTGGATTAGAAGAGGTAAAAACGCAAAAAAAGTTAATAGAAATTATTGCTTCCATAGATAAAAGTTACCTTGAAGTAAAAACTTGGAAAACAGGAATACTGGTTTTCGTCCATGGCTCAGCACCTGACAAAACAATTGGTTGGCGTGCGGATATTGATGGTCTGCCTATAACAGAAGAAGTGGTTTCAGATTTTCAATCAACACATATTGGTTTTATGCATGCGTGCGGTCACGATTTTCATATGACAATCGGTTTGGGATTATTGGAACAATTATCATTTAAACAGCCGAAAAATAATTACTTATTTCTTTTTCAGCCAGCAGAAGAAAACGAAGCTGGTGGGATGTTAATGTATGAAGACAACGCATTTGGCTCTTGGTTACCAGATGAATTTTATGGATTGCATGTGAATCCGGACTTGCCGGTTGGTACGATAGCTACTAGAGTTGGAACGTTGTTTGCGGCGACCTGTGAAGTGCAAATTACCCTGAAAGGAAAAGGTGGACATGCAGCGTTTCCTCATGCTTCTAATGATATGATTGTAGCAGGTATGAGTCTTGTACAACAGGCGCAAACGATTGTTAGTCGCAATGTAAATCCAGTTGAAGGAGCTGTGGTGACTTTTGGCACGTTTCACGCAGGCACAGCGACAAATGTTATCGCAGGAGTTGCTACACTTTCCGGAACGATTCGTACGTTGACAGAAGAGATGAATCAATTAACCCAACAGCGGATCAAAGAAATTGGTGCAGGGATTGCTAAATCGTTTAATTGTGAAGTTGATGTTTTTCTGGATCAAAAAGGCTATGTTCCAGTAATTAATAATAAAGAAACAACAGAAAACTTTATGTCATTTATGGAGCACGAGGAAAGTGTTGTGTTCAAAGAAGCAGAAGTTGCTATGACAGGTGAAGATTTCGGTTACTTACTTTCTAAAGTTCCAGGAACAATGTTTTGGTTAGGTGTAGATAGTCCATTTGGGTTACATTCAGCAAAATTTGACCCCAATGAAGAAGCAATTACCTTTGGTGTAGAGCATATTAGTAGGTTTTTACAATCATTAGACAAATAA
- a CDS encoding mechanosensitive ion channel family protein, with amino-acid sequence MFFLGQSTSHVTAESTLDSAIDIKTVTEKKVNALQRFWNGINWDQIIATIIEKALYLIFLILLFVILNKIGKSIIDRTYGNYSKKQALSESRLKTLHTLIVNAFQYTLFFFFIYSLLTVLGVPVGSLLAGAGIAGVAIGLGAQGFMNDIITGFFIILEQQMDVGDYIRLTTLGIEGTVTAVGLRTTQMKALDGTVHFIPNRNITTISNLSRSNMQVLIDVRIMPDEGYDQIATIIDQVNQELKEKYSDVIQTGPTIFGMVDLGNGNFAIRTTMYVLNGNQASIREVFIAQYVKKLSAANFTIPNTPITLK; translated from the coding sequence ATGTTTTTTTTAGGACAATCAACCTCTCATGTAACAGCAGAAAGCACACTAGATTCTGCGATTGATATAAAAACGGTAACAGAAAAAAAAGTAAATGCCTTACAGCGTTTTTGGAATGGAATTAATTGGGATCAAATTATTGCAACAATAATTGAAAAAGCACTCTATCTTATATTTTTGATTCTACTATTTGTCATTCTGAATAAAATCGGAAAAAGTATCATCGATCGAACCTATGGTAATTATAGTAAAAAGCAAGCGTTAAGTGAAAGTCGTTTAAAGACATTACACACTCTAATCGTAAATGCATTTCAATATACGCTCTTCTTTTTCTTCATCTATTCTTTATTAACCGTTTTAGGTGTCCCAGTCGGTTCATTACTTGCCGGAGCGGGTATAGCTGGGGTAGCCATTGGTTTAGGGGCACAAGGTTTTATGAACGATATTATTACTGGTTTTTTTATCATTTTAGAACAACAAATGGATGTTGGCGATTATATCCGATTAACAACACTAGGTATAGAAGGAACCGTCACTGCCGTGGGTCTTAGAACGACACAAATGAAAGCACTGGATGGAACTGTTCATTTTATTCCGAATCGAAATATTACGACAATAAGCAACCTTTCCCGCTCAAATATGCAAGTATTAATCGATGTTCGGATTATGCCAGATGAAGGATATGACCAGATTGCAACGATTATCGATCAAGTAAATCAGGAATTAAAAGAAAAATATTCAGACGTTATTCAAACAGGTCCAACTATTTTCGGAATGGTCGATCTTGGAAACGGCAACTTTGCTATTCGGACAACCATGTATGTGCTAAATGGTAATCAAGCATCTATCCGAGAAGTATTTATAGCTCAGTACGTAAAAAAACTATCCGCTGCTAATTTCACTATTCCAAATACACCAATTACATTAAAATAA
- a CDS encoding branched-chain amino acid aminotransferase yields the protein MTLDWDNLGFDYIKTPFRYISMWKDGKWDDGKLTEDNTLHLHEGSAALHYGQQCFEGLKAYRCKDGSINLFRVDENSKRMNRSAKRLLMAEVPEEKFIRAVEEVVKANEAFVPPYGSGGTLYIRPLLIGVGAGIGVHPAPEYLFTVFCMPVGAYFKGGLTPTNFIVSDYDRAAPQGTGAIKVGGNYAASLLPGEEAKEKNFSDCIYLDPATHTKIEEVGSANFFGITKDNRFVTPLSPSILPSITKYSLLYLAEHHLGMEAVEEDVYLDSLDEFTEAGACGTAAVISPIGGFQTYDKFHVFYSETEVGPVTQKLYDELTGIQFGDLSAPDGWIRNIRV from the coding sequence ATGACTTTGGATTGGGATAATTTAGGTTTCGATTATATAAAAACCCCATTTCGCTATATTTCTATGTGGAAAGATGGCAAGTGGGACGACGGTAAATTAACAGAAGATAATACATTGCATCTGCATGAAGGTTCAGCTGCGCTTCATTATGGGCAGCAATGTTTTGAAGGATTGAAAGCATATCGATGTAAAGATGGCTCGATTAATTTGTTTCGAGTAGATGAGAATTCTAAGCGAATGAATCGAAGTGCTAAGCGTTTGTTAATGGCAGAAGTTCCAGAAGAAAAATTTATTCGCGCTGTTGAAGAAGTTGTGAAAGCAAACGAAGCTTTTGTGCCACCATATGGCAGTGGCGGAACATTATATATTCGTCCGTTACTAATTGGTGTGGGTGCAGGAATTGGCGTACACCCAGCACCAGAGTATCTATTCACTGTATTTTGTATGCCTGTTGGTGCCTATTTTAAAGGTGGTTTAACGCCGACAAACTTTATCGTATCTGACTATGATCGAGCAGCACCGCAAGGAACTGGAGCAATTAAAGTGGGAGGCAACTATGCAGCAAGTTTACTTCCAGGAGAGGAAGCAAAAGAGAAAAATTTCTCGGACTGTATTTATTTAGATCCTGCTACTCATACAAAAATTGAGGAAGTAGGTTCGGCTAATTTCTTTGGTATTACAAAAGATAATCGATTTGTAACCCCGTTATCTCCATCGATTTTGCCAAGTATTACTAAATATTCATTACTGTACTTAGCTGAGCATCATTTAGGGATGGAAGCGGTAGAAGAGGATGTATATTTGGATTCTTTAGATGAGTTTACAGAAGCGGGGGCGTGTGGCACAGCGGCTGTGATTTCACCGATTGGCGGATTTCAGACTTACGATAAGTTTCATGTGTTTTATAGTGAAACAGAGGTTGGACCAGTTACGCAGAAACTTTATGATGAATTGACTGGCATTCAATTTGGTGATTTATCAGCGCCAGATGGTTGGATTAGGAATATACGGGTTTAA
- a CDS encoding tyrosine-type recombinase/integrase, which yields MMIDFEKHINSYLEERKTFSNISPKTLKAYYSDLSNLNQYCIKNNYIYTLGISKYINEYQQTLKATTLKRKIVVFKMFYNYLINEDLMKFPTNQKPNFNHNYITPRKLPKILTPEQINTILKQMYFLQKSNLTSSKRINLIRDIALIELLIATGIRIGEAHRLNTIDYHPTTRLLLIKGKNHKERLIYVSPSETNKALAEYLSVRKFYQPKSDAIFLNKYGKRLSIYGIENIYSKYRDLAKIAPSSTPHHLRHTFATELLSNGADIREVQELLGHSSIVTTQIYTAVCTNQKIKVLDTYNLRNKLHPKTSE from the coding sequence ATGATGATTGATTTTGAAAAACATATTAACAGCTATCTTGAAGAAAGAAAGACATTTAGCAACATCTCTCCAAAAACACTTAAAGCCTATTATTCTGATTTAAGTAACCTAAATCAATACTGCATAAAAAATAATTACATTTATACACTAGGTATAAGCAAGTATATCAACGAATATCAGCAAACGTTAAAAGCTACCACGTTAAAAAGAAAAATCGTTGTTTTTAAAATGTTCTATAACTATTTAATAAACGAAGATTTAATGAAATTCCCTACAAACCAAAAACCCAATTTTAATCACAACTACATCACTCCAAGAAAACTCCCCAAAATTTTAACACCCGAACAAATCAATACAATATTAAAGCAGATGTACTTTCTCCAAAAATCTAACTTGACCTCATCAAAACGGATAAATCTCATTCGTGATATTGCATTAATTGAGCTGTTAATTGCAACAGGTATCCGGATTGGCGAAGCACATAGGTTAAACACCATTGACTACCATCCAACGACTCGCTTGCTATTGATCAAAGGTAAAAACCATAAAGAACGGCTAATTTACGTCTCACCGTCTGAAACCAATAAGGCTCTTGCTGAGTATCTTTCGGTTAGAAAATTCTATCAACCAAAATCAGATGCGATCTTCTTAAATAAATATGGCAAACGGCTTTCGATTTATGGGATAGAAAATATTTATTCAAAATATCGAGACTTAGCAAAGATTGCTCCTTCTTCTACTCCTCATCATCTACGTCATACATTTGCAACAGAACTCTTATCAAATGGAGCAGATATTAGAGAAGTACAGGAATTACTTGGTCATTCAAGCATTGTAACCACTCAAATCTATACTGCGGTCTGTACAAATCAGAAAATTAAAGTGTTGGATACGTATAATTTGAGGAATAAATTGCATCCAAAAACCTCCGAATAA